One window of Dermacentor andersoni chromosome 7, qqDerAnde1_hic_scaffold, whole genome shotgun sequence genomic DNA carries:
- the LOC126534098 gene encoding uncharacterized protein isoform X2 codes for MLIPALFVVQVQSIFIILAGSASYGHSSTFSDFHLTWICMAALLLIASLLFVKGVGDKISLLMIPWILAMVPFTLWLVGAAVWAAVNSKMMDPVSATLMFAFAIVEAYFLSCAVFYHRKLVREN; via the exons ATGCTTATTCCTGCTCTTTTCGTTGTGCAG GTACAAAGTATTTTCATTATCCTGGCAGGGTCCGCATCGTATGGCCACTCTT cCACATTTTCAGATTTCCACTTGACGTGGATTTGCATGGCAGCGCTGTTGCTCATCGCTTCGTTATTGTTTGTCAAAGGAGTTGGTGAC AAAATATCTCTACTGATGATTCCATGGATTTTAGCCATGGTGCCCTTTACACTGTGGCTCGTCGGAGCGGCGGTCTGGGCAGCCGTAAACAGCAAG ATGATGGACCCTGTTTCCGCAACGTTGATGTTTGCCTTTGCAATTGTGGAA GCGTATTTCCTATCCTGCGCAGTCTTCTACCATAGAAAACTGGTCCGAGAGAATTGA
- the LOC126534098 gene encoding uncharacterized protein isoform X1 — protein MKKFLGYFELRTGNIFIGMISVVQSIFIILAGSASYGHSSTFSDFHLTWICMAALLLIASLLFVKGVGDKISLLMIPWILAMVPFTLWLVGAAVWAAVNSKMMDPVSATLMFAFAIVEAYFLSCAVFYHRKLVREN, from the exons ATGAAGAAATTTTTGGGTTATTTTGAGCTCAGGACTGGCAACATCTTCATCGGTATGATCTCGGTG GTACAAAGTATTTTCATTATCCTGGCAGGGTCCGCATCGTATGGCCACTCTT cCACATTTTCAGATTTCCACTTGACGTGGATTTGCATGGCAGCGCTGTTGCTCATCGCTTCGTTATTGTTTGTCAAAGGAGTTGGTGAC AAAATATCTCTACTGATGATTCCATGGATTTTAGCCATGGTGCCCTTTACACTGTGGCTCGTCGGAGCGGCGGTCTGGGCAGCCGTAAACAGCAAG ATGATGGACCCTGTTTCCGCAACGTTGATGTTTGCCTTTGCAATTGTGGAA GCGTATTTCCTATCCTGCGCAGTCTTCTACCATAGAAAACTGGTCCGAGAGAATTGA